Proteins encoded within one genomic window of Ranitomeya variabilis isolate aRanVar5 chromosome 4, aRanVar5.hap1, whole genome shotgun sequence:
- the LOC143768110 gene encoding keratin, type I cytoskeletal 19-like, translating into MGGSHLSHHGGFHNSHLHSSHMSHLGGSHKMHHGSSHMSHGGSHLSHHGGSHGSSMSHHGSHLKSVSHHSGSSCKAVSFSKHASSSHYGGHGHYASSGGHGGWKNDGLLSINEKQTMQILNERLSSYLDKVSALEQENAQLERKICEWYANNAPSSLPDSSQYFRTISELQNQIAGATLENARIILQIDNARLAADDFRDKYEMELRMRNNVEADVNALRRVLEGLNQEICGLQMQVQNLQEELQEMKRNHEEEVNSLHAQLGARINVELNAAPSIDLNRALSEIRDEYENLMDRNLRDAENMFRQRSEELNRQVASGSEQLQSVQTEVIELKRTVQTLEIELQSQLSMTSALECTLAETQATYGSQISQLQAMINSVESQLGQVRSDLERQNYEYKILMDQKTHLEMEIATYKRLLDGHDIQYV; encoded by the exons ATGGGAGGATCCCATTTAAGTCATCATGGAGGATTCCATAATTCTCACCTTCATTCTTCTCATATGTCCCATCTAGGAGGCTCCCATAAAATGCATCATGGCAGCTCTCATATGTCCCATGGAGGCTCCCATCTGTCACATCATGGAGGCTCACATGGTTCAAGCATGTCTCATCATGGAAGCCACCTCAAATCTGTAAGTCACCATAGTGGATCAAGCTGTAAAGCAGTCTCATTTTCCAAGCATGCGTCTAGCAGCCATTACGGAGGCCATGGTCATTATGCAAGCTCAGGAGGTCATGGCGGTTGGAAGAATGATGGTCTACTCAGTATTAACGAAAAACAAACCATGCAAATATTAAATGAACGCTTATCTTCCTACTTGGACAAAGTGAGTGCTCTTGAACAAGAAAATGCCCAATTGGAGCGCAAAATCTGTGAATGGTATGCCAATAATGCCCCCAGCTCACTACCTGACTCCAGCCAGTACTTCAGGACCATCTCTGAACTCCAAAATCAG ATTGCAGGAGCTACCTTGGAAAATGCAAGGATCATATTGCAGATTGACAATGCTAGATTAGCTGCGGATGATTTCCGTGACAA GTATGAGATGGAACTCCGCATGCGTAATAATGTTGAAGCAGATGTGAATGCTCTACGTAGGGTTCTGGAAGGACTTAACCAAGAAATATGTGGTCTTCAGATGCAAGTTCAAAACCTTCAAGAAGAATTACAGGAGATGAAGAGAAATCATGAAGAG GAAGTAAACAGTCTTCATGCACAACTGGGAGCCCGAATTAATGTTGAATTGAATGCTGCCCCATCTATTGACTTGAACAGAGCCCTGTCTGAAATCCGAGATGAATATGAGAATCTGATGGACAGAAACCTGAGAGATGCAGAGAACATGTTCAGACAAAGG AGTGAAGAGCTGAATCGTCAAGTAGCTTCAGGTTCAGAACAACTTCAGTCTGTTCAAACTGAGGTTATTGAACTGAAGCGCACTGTCCAGACCTTGGAGATTGAACTGCAGAGCCAACTGAGCATG ACATCAGCCCTGGAATGCACATTGGCAGAGACCCAAGCTACCTATGGCTCCCAAATCAGCCAGTTACAAGCAATGATCAACAGCGTGGAGTCTCAGTTGGGACAAGTCAGGTCTGATCTAGAACGTCAGAACTATGAGTACAAAATCCTAATGGATCAGAAGACCCACCTGGAAATGGAGATCGCCACTTACAAACGCCTCCTGGATGGGCATGATATTCAGTATGTATAA